One stretch of Muribaculum intestinale DNA includes these proteins:
- a CDS encoding isochorismatase family protein, with translation MNISQAEMSAHENKLLLIIDPQIDFITGALPVPGAERAMNALAGYIRTHNIDYAFIIVTADCHPMRHCSFKPDGGEWPRHCIADSVGAAIWPPVMTELLDNSDKVVILHKGKDAGREEYSIFKNSVAAERILHIIESYDIKRIDICGLAGDVCVSDTIRDGVELIKNSRINVLSAFSPSIDGGDVLHSVISAYGLSCDTDADI, from the coding sequence ATGAATATATCTCAAGCGGAAATGTCCGCGCATGAAAATAAACTCCTGCTTATAATTGACCCGCAGATTGATTTTATCACAGGTGCGCTGCCTGTGCCTGGAGCAGAGCGTGCAATGAACGCTCTTGCCGGGTATATCCGCACTCATAACATTGATTATGCCTTCATTATAGTGACAGCCGATTGCCACCCCATGCGCCACTGTTCATTTAAGCCCGACGGAGGCGAATGGCCACGTCATTGTATCGCAGACTCCGTGGGTGCTGCAATATGGCCTCCGGTAATGACTGAATTGCTTGATAATTCCGACAAGGTTGTCATTCTTCACAAAGGCAAGGATGCCGGGCGTGAGGAGTATTCAATCTTCAAAAACTCAGTAGCAGCAGAGAGGATACTTCATATCATTGAATCGTACGATATCAAGAGAATTGACATCTGTGGACTTGCCGGTGATGTATGTGTGTCGGATACCATACGCGATGGCGTGGAACTGATAAAGAATTCGCGGATTAATGTCCTCTCAGCTTTTTCGCCATCGATTGATGGAGGCGATGTGTTGCACTCTGTAATCTCAGCGTATGGCTTGTCATGCGACACTGATGCTGACATATGA
- a CDS encoding glutamine--tRNA ligase/YqeY domain fusion protein: MSEIIETINDEESKSGLNFVEQLVADDLAAGKNGGRLNTRFPPEPNGYLHIGHAKAICMDFGVAEKFGGTCNLRFDDTNPTKEDTEYVDAIRDDIHWLGFDWGDREYYASDYFPQLYDLAVRMIKEGKAYVDHQTSEEIARQKGTPTQPGENSPYRDRPVEENLDLFHRMNAGEFDEGTYVLRAKIDMASDNMHFRDPIMYRIIKTPHHRTGTTWNVYPMYDFAHGQSDYFEGVTHSICTLEFVPHRPLYEYFVKELADDSYCPRQIEFNRLNLTYTVMSKRKLLQLVKEGLVAGWDDPRMPTISAMRRRGYTPQSIRNFVNLIGYTKVEALNSISLLEHAVRDDLNRVATRVMAVMNPVKVIITNYPEGQTETVEMENNPEDSTAGTHKMPFSREIYIERDDFMENPPKKFFRLAPGGEVRLKGAYIIKCEDVVKDAEGNITEIHCTYDPDTRSGLPGSMRKVKGTLHWVSAAHAIDAEARLYDRLFSVENPAEEKDRDFREMLNPDSLKVVDGIKIEPFLAENAKVGGHYQFQRIGYFTLDSDATAAHPVFNRTIQLKDTWEKIQKK; the protein is encoded by the coding sequence ATGTCAGAAATTATTGAAACAATCAATGACGAGGAGAGCAAAAGCGGTCTCAACTTTGTGGAGCAGCTTGTAGCCGATGACCTTGCCGCCGGCAAGAATGGAGGACGCCTTAATACACGTTTCCCGCCGGAGCCTAACGGCTATCTACATATAGGCCACGCCAAGGCAATATGCATGGACTTTGGTGTCGCGGAGAAATTCGGCGGCACATGCAACCTGCGTTTTGACGACACCAATCCTACGAAAGAGGATACAGAATATGTCGATGCCATTCGCGATGATATCCATTGGCTTGGTTTCGACTGGGGTGACCGTGAATATTATGCAAGCGACTATTTCCCTCAGCTTTATGATCTTGCCGTACGAATGATAAAGGAAGGCAAGGCATATGTAGATCATCAGACTTCTGAGGAAATCGCCCGACAGAAAGGCACTCCTACTCAGCCCGGTGAGAACAGCCCTTACCGCGATCGTCCGGTAGAGGAGAATCTTGATTTGTTTCATCGCATGAATGCCGGTGAATTTGACGAAGGCACCTACGTGTTGCGAGCCAAGATTGACATGGCATCGGACAATATGCACTTCCGCGATCCGATTATGTATCGTATCATCAAAACTCCGCATCACCGTACCGGCACTACATGGAATGTATATCCCATGTATGACTTCGCCCACGGTCAGAGTGACTATTTCGAGGGCGTGACCCACTCGATATGCACTTTGGAGTTTGTGCCTCACCGTCCGCTCTATGAGTACTTTGTCAAAGAGCTTGCCGACGACAGCTACTGCCCACGTCAGATTGAATTCAATCGACTCAATCTTACATACACGGTAATGAGCAAGCGCAAGTTGCTCCAACTTGTAAAAGAAGGCCTTGTGGCCGGATGGGATGATCCCCGTATGCCGACTATATCGGCTATGCGACGTCGTGGCTATACCCCCCAGTCAATTCGTAATTTTGTAAATCTTATAGGATATACAAAGGTTGAGGCGCTCAACAGCATATCCTTGCTTGAGCATGCGGTGCGCGATGACCTCAACCGTGTTGCTACACGAGTGATGGCTGTGATGAATCCCGTGAAAGTCATCATAACCAACTATCCCGAAGGTCAGACTGAAACTGTAGAGATGGAAAACAATCCGGAGGACAGCACCGCAGGCACACACAAGATGCCTTTCTCACGAGAGATATATATAGAACGCGACGACTTTATGGAGAACCCTCCCAAGAAGTTCTTCCGTTTGGCTCCCGGTGGCGAGGTGCGTCTGAAGGGCGCTTATATAATAAAGTGTGAAGATGTGGTAAAGGATGCCGAAGGCAATATTACCGAAATTCACTGTACATATGATCCCGATACCCGAAGTGGCCTTCCCGGTAGCATGCGTAAGGTTAAGGGTACACTTCATTGGGTGTCGGCCGCACATGCCATAGATGCCGAGGCTCGTCTCTATGACCGACTTTTCTCTGTGGAAAATCCGGCCGAGGAAAAGGACCGCGACTTCCGTGAGATGCTCAATCCCGATTCGCTGAAAGTTGTCGATGGAATAAAGATAGAGCCGTTCCTCGCCGAGAATGCAAAGGTTGGTGGTCATTATCAGTTCCAGCGTATTGGTTACTTCACACTTGATTCCGACGCTACTGCTGCTCATCCGGTATTTAACCGTACCATACAGCTCAAGGACACCTGGGAGAAGATTCAGAAGAAATAA